The DNA sequence CCCGCGATGACCCTGCTCGAACTCTATATCGGCGTGGGGAAAGTCCCAAACTCGGCATCTACCCGCTCGTGGAGATGACACCGAGTATATCGCGTCGTGCTGGTCGACTGCTCGGCGAGCAAATGAACGCAGGCGATGGCGATGGGCCGGGCATCGGAAAGGGTGATGCCGCAATTGCGGCGACAGCACTCGAACGCGACGAGCCGATTTTGACGGCCGACTCGCATTTCGACACAATCGACGGCGTTAAGGTTGAAACGTATCGATGACACCGATTGGTTTGATACGGGAAAAGAAACGATTCGACGGGAAGACTTTAGAATCATCCCGTAGTAGGTTATAGCATGTCGAAATCCACGGATGAACGTGGCCGCATCTACTTGCCGAAGGACGTTCGTGAGCGGTTCGGAGACCAGTATCGTATCGTCGAACTCCCGAGCCACGTCGCGCTGTTTCCCGTTGACGATGACCCAGTAGAGGGACTGCGTGACGCTGTTGGTGACGCCTTCGAGGGCGACGATGCCGACCAGTTGAAGCCTGATGCCCGCAAGCGAATTACCGAAGACGTGCAAGGAGAAGTCGAGAGTCGCTCGGAGGACCACGAGGACTGACTCGTGTACGTCGAAACCGACTTCCTCATCGCCCTCGTCAAAGAGAGCGATTGGCTCCGTGAACCCGCACTCAAAGCACTTGAAGAGCGAGACGAGATTTATACATCGGTTCTGTCATACGCTGAGGTACTCGTTCTGTTCTACGACCGTGAACAGGCCGAGTACGAGATTGATGCGCCACGAGCAATCACAAACCTCCTTGAGTTAGTGCCGATTCGGCCAGAACACCACGAGGATGCTGTTCTTGCTGCTGCCACGTTTTTGGAGGAACAC is a window from the Halorussus sp. MSC15.2 genome containing:
- a CDS encoding AbrB/MazE/SpoVT family DNA-binding domain-containing protein, coding for MSKSTDERGRIYLPKDVRERFGDQYRIVELPSHVALFPVDDDPVEGLRDAVGDAFEGDDADQLKPDARKRITEDVQGEVESRSEDHED
- a CDS encoding PIN domain-containing protein gives rise to the protein MYVETDFLIALVKESDWLREPALKALEERDEIYTSVLSYAEVLVLFYDREQAEYEIDAPRAITNLLELVPIRPEHHEDAVLAAATFLEEHQMTPFDALHAGMATTGDGRVLSSEQDYDTAGLDRLPLETYCDE